The Acetivibrio saccincola genome window below encodes:
- a CDS encoding DUF6258 family protein, whose translation MNAIDFLKTLYFGDRYCTKLLLDSANNKVELHINQVSRIRDKSGEWNYYTDEDIENGILVFTDIKKVFLDESGLLPNDQIYDVYANEHDGVYEFVIETSYVDASALTHDLTIRIIGEGVYLLDPTKPDVRIQD comes from the coding sequence ATGAATGCAATTGATTTTTTAAAAACATTATATTTTGGAGATAGGTATTGCACTAAATTATTACTTGATAGTGCCAATAATAAAGTTGAATTACATATTAATCAAGTATCCCGTATTAGAGACAAATCTGGGGAGTGGAATTATTATACAGATGAGGACATTGAAAATGGTATTCTCGTATTTACCGATATAAAAAAAGTGTTTTTGGATGAATCAGGACTATTACCTAATGACCAAATATATGATGTATACGCTAATGAGCATGATGGTGTTTATGAATTTGTCATCGAAACAAGTTATGTTGATGCCAGTGCATTAACACATGATTTAACAATACGGATAATTGGAGAAGGGGTTTATCTCTTAGATCCTACAAAGCCAGATGTAAGAATACAGGATTAA
- a CDS encoding polymorphic toxin-type HINT domain-containing protein gives MEVFDKPVKVYNFEVEDWHTYYVTEQGVLVHNAKNYDGNGNTGVGNKGTRSTVDDFIKANVNPNFQQNVKNAFTSDAKATTLTKDLTVYRYHGGTSSGKSYWYTPNLTSNPAADLALPAGNTYQYVDTYIIPKGTTILEGTVAPNFGQPGGGYQIYVPNPTVVIPK, from the coding sequence ATAGAAGTTTTCGACAAACCGGTAAAGGTATATAATTTTGAAGTAGAGGATTGGCATACTTATTATGTGACAGAACAGGGAGTTTTGGTACATAATGCGAAGAATTATGATGGGAATGGTAACACAGGAGTTGGTAATAAGGGAACGCGTAGTACTGTTGATGATTTTATAAAAGCAAATGTAAACCCCAATTTCCAACAAAACGTAAAAAATGCATTTACATCTGATGCTAAAGCAACAACCTTAACAAAAGATTTAACAGTATATCGCTATCATGGAGGAACATCAAGTGGAAAGAGCTATTGGTATACTCCAAACTTAACTTCAAATCCAGCAGCAGACTTAGCATTACCAGCTGGAAACACATATCAATATGTTGATACTTATATTATACCGAAAGGTACAACAATACTTGAGGGTACGGTAGCACCTAATTTTGGACAGCCTGGAGGTGGGTATCAAATATATGTTCCTAATCCAACAGTTGTAATTCCAAAATAG
- a CDS encoding TFIIB-type zinc ribbon-containing protein gives MSKKKYIVRCPNCNYRVFDADYADVEIKCPVCRKVFEVKLEKKAG, from the coding sequence ATGAGTAAGAAAAAGTACATTGTCCGCTGCCCTAATTGCAATTACAGGGTATTTGATGCTGATTACGCTGATGTTGAAATCAAATGCCCGGTATGCAGGAAGGTTTTTGAAGTAAAGCTGGAGAAAAAGGCGGGGTAA
- a CDS encoding bifunctional DNA primase/polymerase: protein MKKTMMDAVLKYAEAYIPVIPLHWICEDGSCSCKKGQQCDSKGKHPLYSSWYKNSTSDIEQIRKWWTKTPNANIGIPTGEKSDWLVLDVDDGGDETISALEATHGKLPDTVTAVTGGGGRYYVFKYPQGRSIPNKTKFAPGLDTRSTGSLIVVAPSIHVSDNRYEWIKDHSPFDRTPVEALAWLLKLMERVEVLLTPFEGSSIIAEIKEGNRNSTLTSLAGTMRGREMTEESIYAALLAENNARCNPPLDEAEVRKIAHSVSRYQPNLTGKKHYH from the coding sequence TTGAAAAAGACAATGATGGACGCAGTATTAAAATATGCAGAAGCCTATATCCCGGTCATACCATTGCACTGGATTTGTGAAGATGGCTCCTGCTCCTGCAAGAAGGGACAACAATGTGACAGCAAGGGAAAGCATCCGTTATATAGCAGCTGGTACAAGAATTCTACTTCTGATATTGAGCAAATAAGGAAATGGTGGACGAAAACCCCCAATGCCAATATAGGCATTCCTACAGGTGAGAAATCCGACTGGCTGGTGCTTGATGTGGATGACGGCGGTGATGAAACCATATCTGCACTTGAAGCAACACATGGAAAACTTCCGGATACGGTTACTGCTGTTACCGGAGGTGGAGGTCGGTACTATGTTTTTAAATACCCTCAAGGCCGGAGTATTCCCAATAAGACCAAGTTTGCACCGGGACTTGATACCCGCTCAACAGGTAGTCTGATTGTCGTAGCTCCAAGCATTCATGTAAGCGATAATCGGTATGAATGGATAAAAGATCATTCTCCCTTTGACAGAACCCCGGTAGAAGCTCTAGCATGGTTGTTGAAGCTTATGGAAAGGGTGGAAGTATTGCTTACACCCTTTGAAGGTAGCAGTATTATTGCCGAGATTAAGGAAGGAAACCGCAACAGTACCCTGACGAGCCTTGCCGGAACCATGAGGGGAAGAGAAATGACAGAAGAGAGCATCTATGCAGCATTGCTTGCAGAAAACAACGCAAGGTGCAATCCTCCGCTTGATGAAGCGGAAGTTAGAAAGATAGCGCACAGTGTCAGTCGATACCAGCCAAATCTTACGGGGAAGAAGCATTACCACTGA
- a CDS encoding IS110-like element ISCth8 family transposase — MNFRPIAGIDVGKFFSEMAILSPSNEVIARMKIRHDSSTDVERAVELLKKTEKDFDSRPFVVMESTGHYHKILFHSLYKAGFEVSVINPIQTDSIKNIGIRKVKNDKVDARKIALLYRFQELKTTNIPDEDIECLRSLCRQYYKLSDELTAYKNRLMGIVDQLMLNFKDVFPNIFSKAALAVLEKYPAPVHILKANRNKLIALIKKNSRRSLKWATAKYELLNSKAKEFAPLSISNSSNVAMLGVYISMIKTLEENLEKVLKAIRSLIIEDMAKDMPMLALTLELLQSIPGIGLISAVTILAEIGDFSAFSKPGKLVAYFGIDPSVMQSGEFTGTQNKMSKRGSRLLRRVLFTIALANIRTKRDKTAYNPVLMEYYKNKCQSKPKKVALGAVMRKLVNYIFAVLRDRKPYELRSPQEHAQMLAAKHTAA; from the coding sequence TACTGACGTTGAAAGAGCCGTTGAATTACTGAAAAAAACGGAAAAGGACTTTGATTCTAGGCCTTTCGTCGTCATGGAATCCACTGGGCACTATCACAAAATCCTTTTCCATTCACTTTATAAAGCTGGATTTGAGGTTTCTGTCATAAACCCCATCCAAACTGATTCTATCAAAAATATTGGAATAAGGAAAGTGAAAAATGATAAAGTGGATGCCCGGAAAATTGCTCTGCTATACAGATTTCAGGAGCTTAAAACTACCAATATCCCCGACGAGGATATTGAATGTCTGCGAAGCCTTTGCCGCCAGTACTACAAGCTCTCTGACGAACTTACTGCTTACAAAAACAGGCTTATGGGTATTGTTGACCAACTCATGCTAAACTTCAAGGATGTATTCCCTAATATCTTTTCAAAGGCTGCTCTTGCAGTATTGGAGAAATATCCTGCACCTGTGCATATTCTTAAAGCGAACAGAAACAAGTTGATTGCACTGATAAAGAAGAATTCCCGCAGAAGCCTTAAATGGGCAACTGCAAAGTATGAGCTTTTGAATTCCAAGGCCAAAGAATTTGCACCTTTAAGCATTAGTAACTCTTCAAATGTTGCCATGCTTGGTGTGTATATCTCTATGATTAAAACCTTGGAAGAAAACCTTGAGAAAGTCCTCAAAGCCATTCGTTCATTGATTATTGAAGATATGGCAAAGGACATGCCCATGCTGGCACTGACTCTCGAGCTTCTACAAAGCATTCCAGGTATAGGACTTATCTCTGCTGTTACCATTCTGGCTGAAATTGGCGACTTTTCAGCCTTTTCAAAGCCAGGCAAGCTAGTTGCTTATTTCGGTATTGACCCCTCTGTAATGCAGTCCGGAGAGTTTACCGGCACACAAAACAAGATGTCAAAAAGGGGGTCAAGACTGCTTCGCAGAGTACTTTTCACAATTGCTCTTGCTAATATCCGCACCAAGCGGGACAAAACAGCTTACAACCCTGTACTGATGGAATATTACAAAAACAAATGCCAGAGCAAGCCCAAGAAAGTAGCTTTGGGGGCTGTTATGCGTAAGCTTGTTAATTATATTTTTGCTGTTCTTAGGGATAGAAAGCCTTACGAATTACGTTCTCCCCAAGAGCACGCGCAAATGCTTGCAGCGAAGCACACAGCAGCTTAG